A single region of the Vagococcus teuberi genome encodes:
- a CDS encoding CPBP family intramembrane glutamic endopeptidase, with the protein MKKFVVFIKKVGLYIVGLLIILGMLLLNDVPTLVLNLFEPIFNKKSNGVSIILFLCWLVILGAIIWFIWRFYQNKSHDTDISLSKKDIWRAFKIFLIGRVIVFIGTGLMQLIYGDAQSANDDAIAQLFGPNQTIYYVLIMTIIVAVKAPILEELIFRGLPTTLLFKNMPYWVPMILTSLAFSAVHLSSNIISFAMYAALGALMYWAYCSRGRIVDSMMVHFFNNILGAIMLLLSYLFGLPLS; encoded by the coding sequence TTGAAAAAGTTTGTTGTCTTTATAAAAAAAGTCGGGTTGTATATTGTTGGGCTATTGATTATTTTGGGAATGTTGTTATTAAACGACGTACCAACATTAGTTCTTAATTTATTTGAACCAATCTTCAATAAAAAGTCAAATGGTGTAAGTATCATCTTATTCTTATGTTGGTTGGTTATTTTAGGTGCAATAATTTGGTTTATTTGGCGTTTTTATCAAAATAAATCACACGATACTGATATTAGTTTAAGCAAAAAAGATATTTGGCGAGCTTTTAAAATATTTTTAATTGGTCGAGTAATTGTCTTTATAGGGACTGGTTTAATGCAATTAATCTATGGCGATGCCCAAAGTGCAAATGATGATGCGATAGCGCAATTATTTGGTCCAAATCAAACCATTTACTATGTGTTAATTATGACAATTATCGTTGCAGTTAAAGCTCCGATTTTAGAAGAACTTATTTTTAGAGGGTTGCCTACAACATTATTATTTAAAAATATGCCGTATTGGGTGCCAATGATATTAACTTCTTTAGCCTTTTCAGCTGTTCATTTGTCGTCAAATATTATTTCGTTTGCAATGTATGCTGCTTTAGGAGCATTAATGTATTGGGCGTATTGCTCAAGAGGTCGAATAGTAGATTCGATGATGGTGCATTTTTTTAATAATATATTAGGAGCTATCATGTTACTATTATCTTACTTGTTTGGTCTACCATTATCATAA
- the rimI gene encoding ribosomal protein S18-alanine N-acetyltransferase, with the protein MDNRQLAKRLSESSDIIFKYGSPWSEAQFYDQLAQKNNITHVKLEDDKVIGFIICQFVLDEAELLLIGVLPDYKNKGIASTLLTEACELLKQSNVSHLFLEVRSQNEEAIGFYKKYQFKELGVRKNYYHHPTDNAVMMQLEI; encoded by the coding sequence ATGGATAATAGACAGTTAGCAAAACGATTATCAGAATCAAGTGACATCATATTTAAGTATGGGAGTCCATGGTCTGAAGCACAATTTTATGATCAATTAGCTCAAAAAAACAATATCACGCATGTAAAACTTGAAGACGACAAGGTAATAGGATTTATTATTTGCCAATTTGTGCTAGATGAAGCAGAATTATTATTAATTGGCGTGCTGCCAGATTATAAAAATAAAGGCATAGCAAGTACACTTTTAACTGAAGCATGTGAGTTGTTAAAGCAAAGCAACGTATCTCATTTATTTTTAGAAGTAAGAAGTCAAAATGAAGAAGCAATAGGGTTTTACAAAAAGTATCAGTTTAAAGAGCTAGGTGTTAGAAAAAATTATTATCATCATCCGACAGATAATGCTGTGATGATGCAGTTAGAGATTTAG
- the rimI gene encoding ribosomal protein S18-alanine N-acetyltransferase produces MIEKKLEFQLAKVTDIMAFQQVLKHVYGGESPWSTAILWMELSKKKYGRYIKACLDHQLVGFGGIRIECDDAHITNIAVLPEYQSQGIGTSLLNELKEEAKNLSCHSMSLEVRVSNQQAISVYRSFGFEQVGIKEGYYLSAREDAIEMRLKF; encoded by the coding sequence GTGATTGAGAAAAAATTAGAATTTCAGTTAGCAAAAGTAACTGATATTATGGCATTTCAACAAGTACTTAAACATGTTTATGGTGGTGAATCACCTTGGAGTACAGCTATTTTATGGATGGAACTTAGTAAGAAGAAATACGGTCGTTACATAAAAGCATGTCTAGATCATCAATTAGTTGGTTTCGGTGGGATACGGATTGAGTGTGATGATGCACATATTACTAATATTGCCGTGTTACCAGAATATCAGTCCCAAGGTATTGGAACATCACTTTTAAACGAGTTGAAAGAAGAAGCAAAAAATTTATCGTGTCACTCAATGAGTTTAGAAGTTAGAGTGTCTAATCAACAAGCTATCTCTGTATATCGATCATTTGGATTTGAACAGGTAGGTATTAAAGAAGGATATTATCTTTCTGCTAGGGAAGATGCTATTGAAATGCGATTAAAGTTCTAG
- a CDS encoding metallophosphoesterase — MKYLVVSDNHGVESYLEDIKAKWLNDVDYFFHCGDSELSPESDIWSTYHVVRGNCDYYNEYDNVKLIDTTQDKVLLTHGHLFNVNMTFDKLLYQAEEMQANIVLYGHTHQLFATMVDDILLLNPGSISQPRGKYSYLKTYAIITHQEDGYLVDYYNERHELQKELTHFFSMN; from the coding sequence ATGAAATATTTAGTAGTGAGCGATAATCATGGAGTGGAATCTTATTTAGAAGACATAAAAGCAAAATGGCTAAATGACGTGGACTACTTTTTCCATTGTGGTGATTCAGAATTATCACCAGAGAGCGATATTTGGTCAACTTATCATGTTGTTCGAGGAAATTGTGATTACTATAATGAATATGACAATGTAAAATTAATCGATACCACACAAGACAAGGTGCTGTTAACACATGGGCATTTGTTTAATGTCAATATGACGTTTGATAAGTTACTTTATCAAGCCGAAGAGATGCAAGCAAATATCGTCTTATATGGGCACACGCATCAATTATTTGCGACAATGGTAGATGATATCTTGCTACTAAATCCAGGCAGTATTTCTCAGCCACGTGGTAAATATAGCTATTTAAAAACATATGCCATTATCACACACCAGGAAGATGGGTATTTAGTAGATTATTATAATGAACGACATGAATTACAAAAAGAACTGACTCACTTTTTTTCAATGAACTAA
- the tsaD gene encoding tRNA (adenosine(37)-N6)-threonylcarbamoyltransferase complex transferase subunit TsaD, translated as MEQTDIYILAIESSCDETSVAIVKNGRDVLSNIVASQINSHKRFGGVVPEVASRHHVEQIIECIDLAMEEASVKIEDLSAVAVTYGPGLVGSLLIGITAAKSFAWANELPLIPVNHMAGHIYAAQLIEELEFPLMALLVSGGHTELVYMTEHGDFDIIGETRDDAAGEAYDKVGRVLGLTYPSGKEIDELAHQGKDSYHFPRGMIKEDHYDFSFSGLKSSVINLVHNAKQRDEELCDVDLAASFQESVIDVLVDKTIRACQEYNVKQLVVAGGVAANKGLRNRLKQELDQVLPQVKLIVPPINLCGDNAAMIGAAAYVEYQKQHFSDMHLNAKPSLTL; from the coding sequence ATGGAACAAACGGATATTTATATATTAGCTATTGAGAGTAGCTGTGATGAAACGAGTGTCGCGATTGTGAAAAATGGTCGTGACGTTTTATCAAATATTGTTGCGTCTCAAATAAATAGTCACAAACGGTTTGGCGGAGTTGTACCAGAAGTGGCAAGTCGTCATCATGTGGAGCAAATTATCGAGTGTATTGATTTAGCGATGGAAGAAGCAAGTGTCAAAATAGAAGATTTATCAGCAGTAGCTGTCACATATGGACCAGGATTAGTTGGGTCATTATTGATAGGGATTACAGCGGCAAAATCATTTGCATGGGCGAATGAGTTACCGCTTATCCCAGTTAATCATATGGCAGGACATATCTACGCAGCCCAGTTAATAGAGGAACTAGAATTTCCACTAATGGCATTGTTAGTGAGTGGTGGGCATACTGAGCTTGTTTATATGACAGAGCATGGAGATTTTGACATCATCGGCGAGACAAGAGATGATGCAGCTGGTGAAGCATATGATAAAGTTGGTCGAGTGTTGGGATTAACTTATCCAAGTGGAAAAGAGATTGATGAATTAGCTCATCAAGGCAAGGATAGTTATCATTTTCCAAGAGGGATGATAAAAGAAGATCATTATGATTTTAGTTTTAGTGGCTTAAAAAGTTCTGTGATAAATCTTGTCCATAATGCGAAACAACGAGATGAAGAGTTATGTGATGTTGATTTAGCCGCAAGTTTTCAAGAAAGTGTGATTGATGTTTTAGTTGATAAAACAATCCGTGCTTGTCAAGAATACAACGTAAAACAATTAGTCGTTGCTGGTGGAGTCGCAGCGAATAAAGGGTTAAGAAATCGTCTGAAACAAGAGCTAGACCAAGTGTTACCACAAGTTAAACTAATTGTACCACCAATAAACTTGTGTGGAGATAACGCCGCAATGATTGGTGCAGCTGCGTACGTAGAGTACCAAAAGCAACACTTTTCAGATATGCATTTAAATGCCAAACCATCTTTAACATTATAA
- the rph gene encoding ribonuclease PH — translation MRHDGRKNNEMRKVSFVLDYLDYPEGSVFVSFGHTKVIVNATVEDNVPPFLRDSGAGWVTAEYSMLPRATHTRNRRESSKGKLTGRTMEIQRLIGRSLRSVIDLKKLGERSIVVDCDVIQADGGTRTASITGAFLALKLATDRLVQQGDLLESPITSHLAAISVGLNSYGEVITDLDYQEDSTAQVDCNVVMTEKLELIEIQGTGEEATFTRGELNELLDYAETSINELIRLQKNALALRNVAKKHEEPVLQHQLLIATKNEGKAKEFVELFKSRGYQIKTLLDFPEIEDIEETGKTFEENARLKAEGIANQLNCLVLADDSGLKVDALGGQPGVYSARYAGERKSDAANNAKLLHELTDVPMEERTAQFHCTLVLSEPGKESLVVSGELPGVIGRIPRGDNGFGYDPLFIIPETDKTMAEMTSEEKNQISHRAKALKELDKKIDTWLGEKN, via the coding sequence ATGAGACATGACGGCAGAAAAAATAATGAAATGCGAAAAGTATCATTTGTATTAGATTACTTAGATTACCCAGAAGGATCAGTTTTCGTTAGTTTTGGTCATACAAAAGTCATTGTCAATGCAACAGTTGAAGACAATGTACCACCATTTTTACGTGATAGTGGGGCTGGTTGGGTGACGGCTGAATATAGCATGTTACCACGAGCAACACATACACGAAACAGACGTGAGAGCAGTAAAGGAAAACTTACGGGTAGAACGATGGAAATCCAACGCTTGATTGGTCGTAGTTTGCGTTCGGTCATTGATTTGAAAAAGTTAGGAGAGCGTTCGATTGTAGTTGATTGTGATGTGATTCAAGCAGACGGTGGAACTAGAACAGCTAGTATTACTGGTGCGTTTTTAGCGTTGAAATTAGCGACTGATCGATTAGTCCAACAAGGTGATTTACTTGAAAGTCCGATTACGTCTCACTTGGCCGCTATTAGCGTGGGGTTAAACTCATATGGTGAAGTAATTACTGATCTAGACTACCAAGAAGATTCCACTGCACAAGTTGATTGCAATGTTGTTATGACAGAAAAACTTGAATTAATCGAAATTCAAGGGACAGGTGAAGAAGCAACCTTTACACGAGGTGAGTTAAATGAGTTACTTGATTATGCTGAAACAAGTATCAACGAATTGATTCGTCTACAAAAAAATGCGCTAGCTTTACGAAATGTTGCGAAGAAACATGAAGAACCAGTATTACAACATCAATTATTGATTGCGACAAAAAATGAAGGAAAAGCAAAAGAATTTGTCGAGTTATTTAAGTCAAGAGGTTATCAAATCAAAACATTGTTAGATTTTCCAGAGATAGAAGACATTGAAGAAACTGGCAAGACGTTTGAAGAAAACGCACGATTAAAAGCTGAAGGAATAGCGAATCAATTGAATTGTTTGGTCTTAGCTGATGATTCAGGATTGAAAGTGGATGCGCTTGGCGGTCAGCCAGGGGTGTACTCAGCAAGATATGCTGGTGAAAGAAAAAGTGATGCAGCGAATAATGCTAAATTACTTCATGAATTAACGGACGTTCCAATGGAAGAAAGAACAGCACAATTCCACTGTACACTTGTTTTAAGTGAACCAGGGAAAGAAAGTTTAGTCGTATCAGGAGAGCTACCTGGAGTAATTGGACGCATTCCACGTGGAGATAATGGGTTTGGTTATGATCCATTATTTATTATTCCAGAAACGGATAAAACAATGGCAGAAATGACATCTGAAGAAAAAAATCAGATTAGCCATCGTGCAAAAGCTCTGAAAGAATTGGATAAAAAAATTGATACTTGGTTGGGAGAGAAAAACTAA
- the tsaB gene encoding tRNA (adenosine(37)-N6)-threonylcarbamoyltransferase complex dimerization subunit type 1 TsaB translates to MTILGIDTSNKTLGVVIGEENQVISSYYSQASKNHSETLMPAIDFCVKENRLSPKHIDKIIVAKGPGSYTGLRIGVTTAKTLSWTLGASLYAVSSLACLAKNSQEKDKLIVPFIDARRGFLYTGAYKYENNQLINVLPDQYISFDEWLDVLLKQEQKLVFIGEEYGKLEEKFNDLSESTDIEVILQPSNPAVMLDMSCLLEKIEDVNEFVPTYLKKVEAEEEWLKKQQGKEVEPQSYVERLS, encoded by the coding sequence ATGACAATACTAGGTATTGATACATCAAATAAAACACTAGGTGTCGTAATTGGAGAAGAGAATCAGGTAATTTCCTCATATTATAGTCAAGCTAGCAAAAATCACAGTGAAACCTTGATGCCAGCAATTGACTTTTGTGTGAAAGAAAATCGGTTATCACCTAAACATATAGATAAGATAATTGTGGCAAAAGGCCCCGGATCGTATACTGGATTGCGTATTGGGGTCACAACAGCGAAGACATTAAGTTGGACTTTAGGTGCGTCTTTATATGCTGTGTCCTCATTAGCTTGTTTGGCGAAAAATAGTCAGGAAAAAGATAAGTTGATTGTGCCTTTTATAGATGCACGTCGTGGTTTTTTATATACAGGAGCATATAAATATGAAAATAACCAATTGATTAATGTGTTGCCTGATCAATATATTTCATTTGATGAGTGGCTAGATGTGTTATTAAAACAAGAACAAAAATTGGTCTTTATCGGAGAAGAATACGGGAAATTAGAAGAAAAATTTAATGATTTAAGTGAAAGTACCGATATTGAGGTTATCCTCCAACCTTCTAATCCGGCTGTCATGTTAGATATGTCTTGTTTATTAGAAAAAATAGAAGACGTAAATGAATTTGTTCCAACCTATCTAAAAAAAGTAGAAGCAGAAGAAGAATGGCTAAAGAAACAACAAGGAAAAGAAGTAGAACCACAATCTTACGTTGAACGATTAAGTTAA
- the racE gene encoding glutamate racemase, with protein sequence MNNIKNEVDVMNNQPIGFLDSGVGGLTVVREALKQLPNETVYYVGDTARCPYGPRPVDQIKEFTWDMVRFLLKQDVKMIVIACNTATAVALEEIKEALDIPVVGVIVPGSRAALRETRNGRIGIIGTVGTINSEEYTKEIKRKSLDVDVLGLSCPKFVPIVESHEYQSDIAKKVVNETLSHFNASNIDTLVMGCTHYPLLKPFIKEAMGEQVKLIDSGAETVTEVSVLLDYYDISASPNSDKKEHRFFTTGSVRNFETISSDWLPIQDISVKHVDITDIGD encoded by the coding sequence ATGAACAATATAAAGAACGAGGTAGATGTTATGAATAATCAGCCAATCGGTTTTTTGGATTCAGGTGTAGGAGGATTAACGGTTGTGCGTGAAGCATTAAAACAACTGCCGAATGAAACCGTCTATTATGTGGGAGATACAGCAAGATGTCCTTATGGACCACGTCCTGTTGACCAAATTAAAGAATTCACATGGGATATGGTACGGTTTTTATTAAAACAAGATGTCAAAATGATTGTGATTGCTTGTAATACGGCGACAGCTGTTGCGTTAGAAGAAATAAAAGAAGCACTAGATATTCCGGTTGTTGGTGTGATTGTTCCGGGATCAAGAGCGGCGTTACGTGAAACACGCAATGGTCGTATTGGAATTATTGGAACAGTTGGAACGATAAATAGTGAGGAATACACAAAAGAAATTAAACGTAAATCTTTGGATGTTGATGTGTTGGGACTTTCTTGTCCAAAGTTTGTACCAATAGTTGAAAGTCATGAGTATCAATCTGATATTGCTAAAAAAGTGGTAAATGAAACATTAAGTCATTTTAATGCATCAAATATTGATACGTTAGTTATGGGATGTACCCACTATCCGTTGCTAAAGCCATTTATTAAAGAAGCAATGGGAGAACAAGTTAAATTGATTGATTCAGGTGCTGAAACAGTCACAGAAGTCAGTGTGTTACTCGATTATTATGATATTTCAGCTTCACCCAATTCAGATAAAAAAGAACATCGTTTTTTTACAACAGGTTCTGTACGAAATTTTGAAACCATCAGTTCTGATTGGTTGCCAATTCAAGATATATCAGTGAAACATGTAGATATTACAGATATAGGAGATTAG